Proteins from one Streptococcus mitis B6 genomic window:
- a CDS encoding deoxycytidylate deaminase produces the protein MTEKRLAWDEYFAAQALLIANRSTCKRAKVGAILVKDNKVISTGYNGSVSGTEHCIDHECLVIEGHCVRTLHAEVNAILQGAERGVPKGFTAYVTHFPCLNCTKQLLQVGCKRVVYINQYRMDDYAQYLYQEKGTELTHLPLETVQAALKEADLM, from the coding sequence ATGACTGAAAAAAGACTAGCATGGGATGAGTATTTTGCAGCCCAAGCCTTACTAATTGCCAATCGTTCCACTTGTAAACGTGCCAAAGTGGGTGCGATTCTGGTAAAGGACAATAAGGTTATTTCTACTGGTTACAATGGTTCGGTGTCAGGGACCGAGCATTGTATTGATCACGAATGTTTGGTCATTGAAGGCCATTGTGTTCGCACCCTTCACGCTGAGGTCAATGCTATCCTTCAAGGTGCAGAACGTGGTGTTCCTAAAGGATTTACAGCCTATGTGACCCATTTTCCTTGTCTGAACTGTACAAAACAATTGCTGCAGGTCGGTTGCAAGCGCGTGGTTTATATCAACCAGTACCGAATGGACGACTATGCCCAATACCTTTATCAAGAAAAGGGAACAGAATTGACTCATTTACCACTTGAGACAGTACAGGCTGCTCTTAAAGAGGCTGATCTAATGTAA
- a CDS encoding TetR/AcrR family transcriptional regulator: MSERRISEKSLENLRKSNQESNLLTREAIETALLQLLEKKDLTKISISELVKRAGVSRAAFYRNYDSKEEILESVFKRTVHNIMEQLHHYDLKTDLYLVWVHLFREARKEARVIQLALDYHLEKIFVQAMQEFLEKYHGKSKGVSSYLHSFWSSAIVSVLLKWIKDGMKIPAEKIADLRLPFFKK, from the coding sequence ATGTCTGAACGTAGAATCTCTGAAAAGTCTCTTGAAAATCTCAGAAAATCAAACCAAGAATCTAATTTATTGACTAGAGAAGCTATTGAAACTGCCCTCTTGCAACTCTTGGAAAAAAAGGACCTGACCAAGATTAGTATTTCTGAATTGGTCAAACGTGCAGGAGTTTCTCGTGCAGCCTTTTACCGTAATTATGATTCCAAAGAGGAGATTTTAGAAAGCGTCTTTAAACGAACTGTTCACAATATTATGGAACAGTTGCATCATTATGATTTAAAGACAGACCTTTATCTGGTCTGGGTTCACCTTTTCCGAGAAGCAAGAAAGGAAGCCAGAGTGATTCAACTGGCCTTGGATTACCATCTGGAAAAAATCTTTGTCCAAGCCATGCAGGAATTTCTAGAAAAATACCATGGAAAATCAAAAGGTGTCAGCTCTTATCTTCATTCTTTCTGGAGCTCGGCCATCGTCTCTGTCCTTCTAAAATGGATCAAGGATGGCATGAAGATACCTGCTGAAAAGATTGCGGATTTACGGTTACCATTTTTTAAAAAATAG
- a CDS encoding DegV family protein, giving the protein MTWKIIADSGCDYRQLAKPAIDTTFVSVPLTIQVADQIFVDDSSLDIDQMMETMYATAEASKSACPSPDDYLRAFEGAKNIFLVTITGTLSGSHNSAQLAKNIYLEDHPDTKIHVIDSLSAGGEVDLLLEKLNDLIDQGLSFEEVVEAITAYQEKTKLLFVLAKVDNLVKNGRLSKLIGTVVGLLNIRMVGEASETGTLELLQKARGPKKAVQAAYEELVKAGYAGGRIVMAQRNNEKCCQQLSDRIRENFPQADIKILPTSGLCSFYAEDGGLLMGYEID; this is encoded by the coding sequence ATGACTTGGAAGATTATTGCTGACTCTGGTTGTGATTATCGTCAACTGGCAAAACCAGCTATTGACACAACCTTTGTAAGTGTCCCCTTAACCATTCAAGTAGCTGATCAGATCTTTGTTGATGATTCCAGTCTTGACATTGATCAAATGATGGAAACCATGTATGCAACTGCAGAAGCTTCAAAATCAGCTTGTCCAAGCCCAGATGATTATTTGCGAGCATTTGAAGGAGCCAAAAACATTTTTCTAGTAACCATCACTGGTACTCTTTCTGGCAGCCACAATAGTGCTCAACTGGCCAAGAATATTTATCTGGAAGACCATCCTGACACTAAGATTCATGTAATTGATAGTTTGTCTGCTGGTGGGGAAGTTGACTTGCTCCTAGAAAAATTGAATGACTTGATTGACCAGGGCTTATCTTTTGAAGAAGTGGTTGAAGCTATCACTGCCTATCAAGAAAAAACCAAGTTGCTCTTTGTCCTAGCCAAAGTCGATAACTTGGTGAAGAACGGCCGTTTGAGCAAGCTTATCGGTACAGTCGTTGGCCTTCTCAACATTCGTATGGTCGGAGAAGCTAGTGAAACTGGAACCCTTGAATTGCTACAAAAAGCACGAGGACCAAAGAAAGCAGTTCAGGCAGCCTATGAGGAGTTAGTAAAAGCAGGATATGCTGGTGGTCGTATTGTCATGGCTCAACGCAATAACGAGAAATGTTGCCAACAGCTTTCAGACCGAATCCGTGAAAATTTCCCACAGGCGGATATTAAAATTCTCCCAACATCTGGTCTCTGCAGTTTCTATGCAGAAGATGGTGGTTTGCTAATGGGATATGAAATTGATTAA
- a CDS encoding NAD(P)/FAD-dependent oxidoreductase, with amino-acid sequence MKHFDTIVIGGGPAGMMATISSSFYGQKTLLIEKNRKLGKKLAGTGGGRCNVTNNGSLDDLLAGIPGNGRFLYSVFSQFDNHDIINFFTENGVKLKVEDHGRVFPASDKSRTIIEALEKKITELGGQVATQTEIVSVKKIDDQFVLKSADQSFTCEKLIVTTGGKSYPSTGSTGFGHEIARHFKHTITELEAAESPLLTDFPHKALQGISLDDVTLSYGKHVITHDLLFTHFGLSGPAALRISSFVKGGEILSLDVLPQLSEKDLAAFLEENREKSLKNALKSLLPERLAEFFVQVYPEKVKQLTEKEREQLIQSIKDLKIPVTGKTSLAKSFVTKGGVSLKEINPKTLESKLVPGLHFAGEVLDINAHTGGFNITSALCTGWVAGSNPI; translated from the coding sequence ATGAAACATTTTGATACTATTGTCATCGGTGGAGGACCTGCTGGAATGATGGCTACAATTTCCAGTAGCTTTTATGGACAGAAAACCCTCCTCATCGAAAAAAATCGGAAACTTGGAAAAAAATTAGCTGGGACTGGTGGGGGACGTTGCAATGTGACCAACAATGGTAGCTTAGACGACCTGCTAGCTGGTATCCCTGGAAATGGGCGCTTTCTTTACAGTGTCTTCTCCCAGTTTGATAACCATGATATCATTAACTTTTTTACGGAAAATGGAGTCAAACTTAAGGTCGAGGATCACGGCCGCGTCTTTCCGGCCAGCGACAAATCGCGAACCATAATCGAGGCTTTGGAAAAGAAAATCACTGAGCTAGGTGGTCAAGTTGCTACTCAAACCGAAATTGTTTCGGTTAAAAAGATAGATGACCAGTTTGTCCTTAAGTCCGCAGACCAAAGCTTCACTTGTGAGAAACTTATTGTCACAACTGGTGGGAAATCCTATCCTTCTACTGGTTCAACTGGTTTTGGTCACGAGATTGCCCGTCATTTCAAGCATACCATTACCGAGCTTGAGGCCGCTGAAAGTCCTTTATTGACAGATTTTCCACATAAAGCCTTACAGGGGATTTCGCTGGATGATGTGACTCTAAGTTATGGCAAGCATGTCATCACTCACGATTTGCTCTTTACCCACTTTGGTTTGTCTGGCCCTGCTGCCCTGCGTATATCCAGCTTTGTCAAGGGTGGGGAGATTCTCTCACTGGATGTTTTGCCTCAACTTTCTGAGAAAGACTTGGCTGCATTTCTAGAAGAAAATCGGGAAAAATCTTTGAAAAATGCTTTAAAATCTTTATTACCTGAGCGCTTGGCTGAATTTTTTGTGCAAGTCTATCCTGAAAAAGTCAAACAACTGACTGAAAAGGAACGAGAACAACTTATCCAGTCTATCAAGGACCTCAAAATCCCTGTGACTGGCAAAACGTCCCTAGCCAAATCCTTTGTTACCAAAGGGGGCGTCAGTCTCAAGGAAATCAATCCTAAAACTTTGGAAAGTAAACTAGTCCCTGGACTCCACTTTGCTGGCGAAGTACTGGATATCAACGCCCATACGGGGGGCTTTAACATCACTTCTGCCCTCTGTACCGGCTGGGTGGCAGGATCAAACCCAATCTAA
- a CDS encoding DUF1697 domain-containing protein: protein MEHIILLRGVTPNGKNAIPKMSYLVDILTEAGFQQVRTYIQSGNIILESNLSLEEIREQVHTLIKEKIGADLKIIIKNKDIFKNIVQENPFGEHYLYDRVHVIFYQEPIQSLPLEKLKIDYGEEEICVGNHCLYLYLPRTAKQKKLNTNYLEKLFNVDLTMRKLNVVEKLLSK from the coding sequence TTGGAACATATTATCTTGTTAAGGGGAGTGACTCCTAATGGAAAAAATGCTATCCCTAAAATGTCTTATCTAGTAGATATCTTGACAGAAGCTGGTTTTCAACAAGTTCGAACTTATATTCAAAGTGGAAATATTATTCTTGAAAGTAACTTATCTCTCGAAGAAATACGAGAACAGGTTCATACTCTAATAAAGGAAAAGATTGGAGCCGATCTCAAAATAATCATTAAGAATAAGGATATTTTTAAAAACATTGTCCAAGAAAATCCGTTTGGAGAACACTATCTTTATGACCGTGTACACGTGATTTTTTATCAAGAACCTATTCAAAGTCTTCCTTTAGAAAAATTAAAAATTGATTACGGTGAAGAAGAAATTTGTGTCGGTAACCATTGTCTCTACCTCTATCTCCCTAGAACTGCAAAACAAAAAAAGCTCAATACTAACTATCTTGAAAAACTTTTCAATGTAGATTTGACCATGCGAAAACTAAATGTGGTAGAAAAATTATTAAGCAAGTAG
- a CDS encoding MerR family transcriptional regulator, translated as MYHIKEAAQLSGVSVKTLHHYDKIGLLVPLKSGNGYRIYSKEDLERLQVILYYKYLGFSLEKIAELLKEERADLLPHLTRQLDYLTREREHLDTLISTLQKTIQEQKGEREMSIQEKFAGFNYQDHQKYHQEAVEKYGQEVMDQALERQKGHEDEATAAFNQVFQALAQNLQAGLPVTATENQEEAAKLLQAIRTYGFDCSVEVFGHIGKGYVYNPEFKENIDKFGPGTAQYTSDVIAHYVQTQTK; from the coding sequence ATGTACCATATAAAAGAAGCCGCCCAGCTTTCGGGTGTCTCTGTCAAGACCCTACACCACTACGACAAGATAGGACTCTTAGTTCCTTTAAAGTCGGGAAACGGCTATCGAATCTACAGTAAAGAGGATTTGGAACGCCTTCAGGTTATTCTTTATTACAAATATCTAGGCTTTTCTTTAGAAAAAATAGCAGAGCTATTAAAGGAAGAAAGGGCAGATTTATTGCCTCATTTGACCAGGCAGTTGGACTATTTGACTCGAGAAAGGGAACATCTGGATACCTTGATTTCCACCTTGCAAAAAACCATTCAAGAACAAAAAGGAGAAAGAGAAATGAGCATTCAAGAGAAATTTGCTGGATTTAACTACCAAGACCATCAAAAATATCACCAAGAGGCGGTAGAGAAGTATGGACAAGAAGTCATGGACCAAGCGCTGGAGCGCCAGAAAGGTCACGAAGACGAGGCTACGGCTGCCTTCAACCAAGTTTTTCAAGCCTTAGCACAAAATCTTCAAGCTGGTCTACCTGTAACAGCAACCGAAAATCAAGAAGAAGCCGCTAAACTCTTGCAAGCCATTCGGACTTATGGATTTGACTGCTCCGTTGAAGTCTTCGGTCATATCGGTAAAGGCTACGTCTACAACCCAGAATTTAAGGAAAACATTGACAAATTTGGACCTGGAACAGCCCAGTACACATCAGATGTGATTGCCCACTATGTCCAAACTCAGACAAAATAA
- a CDS encoding sodium-dependent transporter, with protein MSEKSQWGSKLGFILASAGSAIGLGAVWKFPYMTAANGGGGFLLVFLISTILIGFPLLLAEFALGRSAGVSGIKTFGKLGKNGKYNFIGWIGAFALFILLSFYSVIGGWILVYLGIEFGKLFQLGVTSDYAQLFTSIISNPAIALGAQAAFILLNIFIVSRGVQKGIERASKVMMPLLFIIFVVIIGRSLSLPNAMEGVLYFLKPDFSKLTSAGLLYALGQSFFALSLGVTAMLTYASYLDKKTNLVQSGISIVAMNISVSIMAGLAIFPAMSAFNIQSEGGPSLLFIVLPQLFDKMPFGTIFYILFLLLFLFATVTSSVVMLEINVGNITNQDNSKRAKWSAILGILTFVFGIPSALSYGVMADVHIFGKTFFDAMDFLVSNLLMPFGALCLSLFTGYIFKKALAMEELHLDETAWKQGLFQVWLFLLRFIIPIIIIVVFIAQFM; from the coding sequence ATGTCTGAAAAATCGCAATGGGGTTCTAAACTTGGCTTTATCCTAGCATCTGCTGGATCAGCCATCGGACTTGGTGCCGTTTGGAAATTCCCCTACATGACTGCTGCTAATGGTGGAGGAGGCTTTTTACTGGTCTTTCTTATCTCCACTATTTTAATCGGTTTCCCTCTTTTGCTAGCTGAATTTGCCCTCGGCCGAAGTGCTGGGGTCTCTGGGATTAAAACCTTTGGAAAACTGGGCAAGAATGGCAAGTACAACTTCATCGGTTGGATTGGTGCCTTTGCCCTCTTTATCCTCTTATCTTTCTACAGTGTTATTGGAGGATGGATTCTAGTTTATCTGGGTATTGAGTTTGGAAAATTGTTCCAACTTGGTGTAACTAGTGATTACGCTCAGTTATTTACTTCAATCATTTCAAATCCAGCCATTGCCCTAGGAGCTCAAGCAGCCTTTATCCTGTTGAATATCTTTATTGTATCACGTGGTGTTCAGAAAGGGATTGAAAGAGCATCTAAGGTTATGATGCCCCTGCTCTTTATTATCTTTGTTGTCATTATCGGGCGCTCTCTCAGTTTACCAAATGCCATGGAAGGCGTTCTCTACTTCCTCAAACCAGACTTTTCAAAACTGACCAGTGCTGGTCTCCTCTATGCTCTGGGACAATCTTTCTTTGCCCTCTCACTAGGAGTTACAGCCATGCTGACCTATGCTTCTTACTTGGACAAGAAAACCAATCTGGTCCAATCAGGGATTTCCATTGTAGCCATGAATATCTCGGTATCCATCATGGCAGGTCTAGCCATTTTCCCAGCCATGTCAGCCTTCAATATCCAGTCTGAAGGGGGACCAAGCTTGCTCTTTATCGTCTTGCCTCAACTATTTGACAAGATGCCTTTTGGAACTATTTTCTACATCCTCTTCCTCTTGCTCTTCCTCTTTGCGACGGTCACTTCTTCCGTTGTTATGCTGGAAATCAATGTGGGCAATATCACCAACCAGGACAACAGCAAGCGTGCTAAATGGAGTGCTATTTTAGGAATCTTGACCTTTGTCTTTGGAATTCCTTCAGCCCTATCTTACGGTGTCATGGCGGATGTTCACATCTTTGGGAAGACCTTCTTTGACGCTATGGACTTCTTAGTTTCCAATCTCCTTATGCCATTTGGAGCTCTCTGCCTTTCACTTTTTACAGGCTATATCTTTAAAAAGGCTCTTGCTATGGAGGAACTCCATCTCGATGAAACAGCATGGAAACAGGGACTATTCCAAGTCTGGCTCTTCCTTCTTCGTTTTATCATTCCAATCATCATCATCGTGGTCTTCATCGCCCAATTTATGTAA
- the manA gene encoding mannose-6-phosphate isomerase, class I, whose product MSEPLFLQSVMQEKIWGGTKLRDEFGYDIPSEKIGEYWAISAHPNGVSKVANGRYEGTDLATLYAEHRELFGNRPEPVFPLLTKILDANDWLSVQVHPDDAYGLEHEGELGKTECWYIIAADEGSEIIYGHNAKSKEELRQQIEDKNWDDLLTKVPVKAGDFFYVPSGTMHAIGAGILILETQQSSDTTYRVYDFDRKDDNGNLRELHLEKSIDVLNIGEPANSRPVTVKADDLRSTLLVSNDFFAVYKWEISGKVDFEKTADYSLLSVLAGQGQLTVDGKNYPIQKGSHFILPSDVEAWTLEGQDLELIVSHP is encoded by the coding sequence ATGTCAGAACCATTATTTTTACAATCAGTTATGCAAGAAAAAATTTGGGGTGGTACCAAGCTACGTGATGAGTTTGGATACGACATCCCAAGTGAAAAAATCGGAGAATATTGGGCCATCTCAGCCCATCCAAATGGTGTTTCTAAAGTTGCCAATGGTCGCTACGAGGGAACAGATCTTGCTACTTTGTATGCAGAGCACCGTGAATTGTTTGGTAATCGTCCAGAACCTGTATTTCCACTGTTGACCAAAATTCTGGATGCTAACGACTGGCTCAGTGTCCAAGTTCACCCAGATGATGCTTATGGATTAGAGCATGAAGGTGAACTCGGAAAAACAGAGTGCTGGTACATTATCGCTGCAGATGAAGGTTCAGAGATTATCTATGGTCATAATGCCAAGTCAAAAGAAGAACTCCGTCAGCAAATCGAGGACAAGAATTGGGATGACTTGTTGACAAAAGTGCCAGTGAAGGCTGGAGATTTCTTCTATGTGCCGAGTGGCACCATGCATGCTATCGGTGCAGGCATCTTGATTCTTGAAACCCAACAGTCTAGCGATACCACGTACCGTGTCTATGACTTTGACCGTAAGGATGATAATGGCAACTTGCGTGAACTTCACCTTGAAAAATCTATTGATGTTTTGAACATTGGCGAGCCTGCTAATAGCCGTCCTGTAACTGTTAAAGCTGATGATTTGCGTTCAACTTTACTTGTCTCTAATGATTTCTTTGCAGTTTACAAGTGGGAAATTTCTGGAAAAGTTGACTTCGAAAAGACAGCTGACTACAGCTTATTGAGTGTCTTGGCTGGTCAAGGTCAACTGACTGTCGATGGGAAAAACTATCCAATCCAAAAAGGCAGCCACTTTATCTTACCAAGTGATGTTGAAGCTTGGACCTTGGAAGGACAAGATTTGGAATTGATTGTTAGCCATCCATAA
- a CDS encoding SemiSWEET family transporter, with translation MSEKQMKVLGWVATFMSVMMYVSYFPQIMNNLAGQKGNFIQPLVAAINCSLWVYYGLFKKERDIPLAAANAPGIVFGLVTAITALI, from the coding sequence ATGTCCGAAAAACAAATGAAAGTTTTGGGTTGGGTAGCGACCTTCATGTCTGTTATGATGTATGTGTCTTACTTCCCACAAATTATGAACAATCTGGCTGGTCAAAAAGGAAATTTCATCCAGCCCTTGGTTGCTGCTATCAACTGTAGTCTCTGGGTTTACTACGGTCTTTTCAAGAAAGAAAGAGATATTCCCCTTGCTGCTGCCAATGCTCCAGGTATCGTTTTTGGCCTTGTAACGGCTATTACAGCTTTGATTTAA
- a CDS encoding ATP-binding cassette domain-containing protein, which translates to MNKIFHYLDKKTKFYTIIGALANGGLALAQPLVVSQALSLNQGELTYAKIIQFTVFGFTVYFVLYSLMLFCNHTHNVFRREIQMNMRADLFDKLMINKDFNEDEKITMLTQDMEYLGDNYLEKYVNIICWSFVALLTAIYIISQNLLLGSIFVFFTILRPIPQFLMNKSLKHTGDDMAQGRVEVHNQVSDSIRGAHTLLMNQAISENQNRFWKINRHYQLAIQKFCFTHNIIFFCNGFMVFLSQVLPLVLGFYFAMAGQKVSVASLVAMYIAAGQLVSPIQTIMYDAVDIQGAKTTADKIFGVLEIGDVKQIDKKDAQELNALHIKNLSKSYGDRQLFTHLNLDVQAGQKVLIKGPSGCGKSTLFRLITGEEIADEGEIIGVTTVNECTSSFVSSIGIISQHPFLFNDTVRYNLTLGQEFSEEELLAVLKQVKLDFELTGGMDFIIKNNGENISGGQRVRIELARFLLRKKNLLLADEVTAALDKENAFMVHELLFSLPVMMLEIAHHIDDESRYQQVVDLGKY; encoded by the coding sequence ATGAATAAAATATTTCACTATCTGGATAAGAAAACGAAGTTTTATACTATCATCGGTGCACTGGCAAATGGAGGTTTGGCTCTTGCTCAACCCTTAGTCGTATCACAAGCCTTGTCCTTAAATCAAGGAGAGCTGACTTATGCTAAAATCATACAGTTTACTGTTTTTGGCTTTACAGTATACTTCGTCTTGTATAGCTTAATGCTCTTTTGTAATCATACACATAATGTTTTTAGACGTGAAATTCAAATGAATATGAGGGCAGATTTATTTGACAAGCTGATGATAAATAAAGATTTTAATGAAGATGAAAAAATCACCATGCTCACACAAGATATGGAGTATTTGGGGGATAATTACTTAGAAAAATACGTTAATATCATTTGCTGGAGCTTTGTAGCATTACTAACAGCGATTTATATTATTTCGCAAAATTTGTTACTAGGTAGTATTTTTGTCTTTTTCACTATTTTACGTCCTATTCCTCAGTTCTTGATGAATAAAAGTCTCAAACACACTGGTGATGACATGGCGCAAGGCAGAGTAGAAGTTCATAATCAAGTATCTGATAGTATCCGAGGGGCACATACTCTACTCATGAACCAAGCAATTTCTGAAAATCAGAACAGATTTTGGAAGATTAATAGACATTATCAACTAGCCATTCAAAAATTTTGCTTTACCCATAATATAATTTTCTTTTGCAACGGTTTCATGGTCTTTTTAAGCCAAGTTTTACCACTTGTTTTAGGTTTTTACTTTGCTATGGCTGGGCAGAAAGTGTCAGTGGCAAGTCTTGTTGCCATGTACATCGCAGCAGGTCAGCTAGTGAGTCCTATTCAGACTATTATGTATGATGCTGTAGATATACAAGGGGCAAAAACAACAGCAGATAAGATTTTTGGAGTATTAGAAATTGGAGATGTAAAACAGATAGATAAAAAAGATGCGCAAGAATTGAATGCTCTGCACATTAAAAATTTAAGTAAATCCTATGGTGACAGACAACTTTTTACTCATCTAAATTTGGATGTTCAAGCAGGTCAGAAAGTGTTAATCAAAGGACCGAGTGGTTGTGGGAAGTCAACCTTGTTTCGACTCATTACTGGAGAAGAAATTGCAGATGAGGGAGAAATTATCGGTGTGACAACTGTTAATGAATGTACATCAAGTTTTGTATCCAGTATAGGAATTATTAGCCAACACCCATTTCTCTTTAACGATACAGTACGTTACAATTTGACCTTAGGGCAAGAATTTTCTGAGGAAGAGTTGCTTGCCGTTTTGAAACAAGTCAAACTAGATTTTGAATTGACGGGTGGGATGGATTTTATTATCAAAAATAACGGGGAGAATATTTCTGGAGGACAAAGAGTAAGGATTGAATTGGCACGTTTTCTTCTTCGTAAAAAAAATCTGTTATTGGCTGATGAAGTGACCGCAGCCCTAGACAAAGAAAACGCCTTCATGGTACATGAACTACTATTTTCTCTTCCTGTTATGATGTTAGAAATTGCCCATCATATTGATGATGAAAGTAGGTATCAACAAGTTGTAGATTTAGGAAAATATTGA
- a CDS encoding VOC family protein translates to MNLNQLDIIVSDVPQVCADLERILDKKSDYVDDSFAQFTIGSHCLMLSQNHLIPLEEFQSGIILHIEVEDLNQNYQRLKEIGVEILHGPCETDWGTESLLVKGPAGLVLDFYRMK, encoded by the coding sequence ATGAATTTAAATCAATTAGATATTATCGTTTCAGATGTTCCCCAAGTCTGTGCCGACTTGGAGCGTATTTTGGATAAAAAGTCCGATTATGTTGATGACAGTTTTGCTCAGTTTACGATTGGCAGTCACTGTCTGATGTTGTCCCAAAATCATTTGATTCCTTTGGAAGAGTTTCAGTCAGGAATCATTCTTCATATCGAGGTTGAGGATCTAAATCAGAATTACCAACGTTTAAAAGAGATTGGTGTCGAGATTTTACACGGTCCTTGTGAAACGGATTGGGGAACAGAGTCCTTATTAGTTAAAGGTCCTGCTGGTTTAGTGCTTGATTTTTATCGTATGAAATAG
- the spxB gene encoding pyruvate oxidase: protein MTQGKITASAAMLNVLKTWGVDTIYGIPSGTLSSLMDALAEDKDIRFLQVRHEETGALAAVMQAKFGGSIGVAVGSGGPGATHLINGVYDAAMDNTPFLAILGSRPVNELNMDAFQELNQNPMYNGIAVYNKRVAYAEQLPKVIDEACRAAVSKKGPAVVEIPVNFGFQEIDENSYYGSGSYERSFIAPALNEVEINKAVEILNNAERPVIYAGYGGVKAGEVITELSRKIKAPIITTGKNFEAFEWNYEGLTGSAYRVGWKPANEVVFEADTVLFLGSNFPFAEVYEAFKNTEKFIQVDIDPYKLGKRHALDASILGDAGQAAKAILDKVNPVESTPWWRANVKNNQNWRDYMNKIEGKTEGELQLYQVYNAINKHADQDAIYSIDVGDTTQTSTRHLHMTPKNMWRTSPLFATMGIALPGGIAAKKDNPDRQVWNIMGDGAFNMCYPDVITNVQYDLPVINVVFSNDKYAFIKDKYEDTNKHLFGCDFTNADYAKIAEAQGAVGFTVNRIEDIDAVVAEAVKLNKEGKTVVIDARITPHRPLPVEVLELDPKLHSEEAIKAFKEKYEAEELVPFRLFLEEEGLQSRAIK, encoded by the coding sequence ATGACTCAAGGGAAAATTACTGCATCTGCAGCAATGCTTAATGTATTGAAAACATGGGGCGTAGACACAATCTACGGTATCCCATCAGGAACACTCAGCTCATTGATGGACGCTTTGGCTGAAGACAAAGATATCCGTTTCTTGCAAGTTCGCCACGAAGAAACAGGTGCTCTTGCAGCGGTTATGCAAGCTAAATTCGGCGGCTCAATCGGGGTTGCAGTTGGTTCAGGTGGTCCAGGTGCGACTCACTTGATTAACGGTGTTTACGATGCAGCTATGGATAACACTCCATTCCTAGCAATCCTTGGATCACGTCCAGTTAACGAATTGAACATGGATGCTTTCCAAGAATTGAACCAAAACCCAATGTACAACGGTATCGCTGTATACAACAAACGTGTAGCTTACGCTGAGCAATTGCCAAAAGTTATTGACGAAGCTTGCCGTGCTGCCGTTTCTAAAAAAGGTCCAGCTGTTGTTGAAATCCCAGTAAACTTCGGTTTCCAAGAAATCGACGAAAACTCATACTACGGTTCAGGTTCATACGAACGTTCATTTATCGCTCCTGCTTTGAACGAAGTTGAAATCAACAAAGCTGTTGAAATCTTGAACAATGCTGAACGTCCAGTTATCTATGCTGGTTACGGTGGTGTGAAAGCTGGTGAAGTGATTACTGAATTGTCACGTAAAATCAAAGCACCAATCATCACAACTGGTAAAAACTTTGAAGCTTTCGAATGGAACTATGAAGGTTTGACAGGTTCTGCTTACCGTGTTGGTTGGAAACCAGCTAACGAAGTGGTCTTTGAAGCAGACACAGTTCTTTTCCTTGGTTCAAACTTCCCATTTGCTGAAGTTTACGAAGCATTCAAGAACACTGAAAAATTCATCCAAGTTGATATCGATCCTTACAAACTTGGTAAACGTCATGCCCTTGACGCTTCAATCCTTGGTGACGCAGGTCAAGCAGCTAAAGCTATCCTTGACAAAGTAAACCCAGTTGAATCAACTCCATGGTGGCGTGCAAACGTTAAGAACAACCAAAACTGGCGTGATTACATGAACAAAATCGAAGGTAAAACTGAGGGTGAATTGCAATTGTATCAAGTTTACAATGCAATCAACAAACATGCTGATCAAGACGCTATCTACTCAATCGACGTAGGTGACACTACTCAAACATCTACTCGTCACCTTCACATGACACCTAAGAACATGTGGCGTACATCTCCACTCTTTGCGACAATGGGTATTGCCCTTCCTGGTGGTATCGCTGCTAAGAAAGACAATCCAGATCGCCAAGTATGGAATATCATGGGTGACGGTGCATTCAACATGTGCTACCCAGATGTTATCACAAACGTTCAATACGACCTTCCAGTTATCAACGTTGTCTTCTCAAATGATAAATATGCCTTCATCAAGGACAAATACGAAGACACAAACAAACACTTGTTTGGTTGTGACTTCACAAACGCTGACTACGCTAAAATTGCTGAAGCTCAAGGAGCTGTTGGATTTACAGTAAACCGTATCGAAGATATCGATGCAGTTGTTGCAGAAGCTGTTAAATTGAATAAAGAAGGTAAAACTGTTGTGATCGATGCTCGCATCACTCCACACCGTCCACTTCCAGTAGAAGTACTTGAATTGGATCCAAAACTTCACTCAGAAGAAGCAATCAAAGCCTTCAAGGAAAAATACGAAGCAGAAGAACTCGTACCATTCCGTCTCTTCTTGGAAGAAGAAGGGTTGCAATCACGCGCAATTAAATAA